A section of the Microaerobacter geothermalis genome encodes:
- a CDS encoding BlaI/MecI/CopY family transcriptional regulator has product MPIRRSEAEWEVLRVLWEKETCTASEVIETLSKNTNWKPTTIKTLLARLVKKKAVGFQEVDRTYFYFPLVTQSECMKVENRSFLQRVYGGALKPMLVQFIQDEKLTADDIEELKQLLDERSD; this is encoded by the coding sequence ATGCCAATTCGGCGATCCGAAGCTGAATGGGAAGTTTTAAGAGTGCTGTGGGAAAAAGAAACGTGCACAGCCAGTGAGGTTATCGAGACCCTGTCAAAGAACACGAACTGGAAGCCGACCACTATAAAGACTCTGCTGGCCCGGCTGGTCAAAAAGAAGGCTGTGGGCTTTCAGGAGGTTGACCGTACCTATTTTTATTTTCCTCTGGTTACTCAGTCGGAATGTATGAAAGTCGAGAACCGTTCTTTCCTGCAAAGAGTTTACGGTGGCGCACTTAAACCGATGCTCGTCCAGTTCATCCAAGATGAAAAACTGACGGCAGATGATATCGAGGAGCTTAAGCAACTACTGGATGAGAGGAGTGACTAG
- a CDS encoding GGDEF domain-containing protein, with protein sequence MALKDTEHFVKEYKNYLSKYILRGGQDEVLFEAYQNLIKLLDESSAQAANLLDIHNQVFKDVLNIRNDNDMVQWIYIERATEFLTQIIIATDALLLSLRENVEKDPLTGLYNRLAIEKTLSRVWLNAQEAKTPLTLVMIDLDDFKGVNDRYGHMVGDELLQEISGVIKKSLRDGDVVMRFGGEEFLILLSNTDGAGAEKPLERIRTRIEEGVFTENDIKITASIGAAVYPDNRPSSMEQLIEFADAAMYEAKAKGKNRLVFYSLLHGKK encoded by the coding sequence ATGGCTTTGAAGGACACAGAGCATTTTGTTAAGGAATATAAAAACTATCTTTCCAAATACATTTTAAGGGGTGGTCAGGATGAAGTATTGTTTGAGGCCTACCAGAACCTAATAAAACTGCTGGATGAGTCCTCTGCCCAGGCGGCAAACCTCTTAGACATCCACAACCAGGTTTTTAAAGACGTGCTTAATATTAGAAATGATAATGATATGGTCCAGTGGATATATATAGAAAGGGCCACTGAATTCCTCACTCAGATCATAATTGCGACCGATGCTCTGCTTCTGTCCTTAAGGGAGAATGTTGAAAAGGATCCTCTGACTGGCCTATATAACAGGCTTGCCATTGAAAAAACGCTTTCAAGGGTATGGCTGAATGCTCAGGAGGCAAAAACACCACTAACTTTGGTAATGATTGATCTCGACGATTTTAAAGGTGTCAATGACCGTTACGGCCATATGGTAGGAGACGAACTTTTGCAGGAAATAAGTGGTGTTATCAAGAAGAGCTTGAGGGATGGAGATGTGGTTATGAGATTTGGGGGAGAAGAGTTTTTAATTTTGCTATCAAATACGGACGGTGCAGGAGCAGAAAAACCTCTTGAAAGGATAAGAACGCGGATAGAAGAAGGAGTATTTACAGAAAATGATATTAAAATTACCGCCAGCATCGGTGCGGCTGTGTATCCAGACAACCGTCCTTCAAGTATGGAACAGCTCATTGAATTTGCAGATGCTGCGATGTACGAGGCTAAAGCAAAAGGCAAGAACAGACTCGTCTTTTATAGCCTGCTGCACGGCAAAAAATAA
- a CDS encoding type II toxin-antitoxin system RelE/ParE family toxin yields MSAYIIQITEPAEKDLFEIGSYISKELLEPETAKKVISKIAKGIYSLEELPLRNALVTDERLAQKGIRKIMVDNYIVFYIVNEESKTVTIIRILYGRRDWLNIL; encoded by the coding sequence ATGAGTGCTTATATCATTCAAATTACCGAGCCGGCTGAAAAGGATTTATTTGAAATTGGCTCATATATTTCTAAAGAACTCTTAGAACCGGAAACAGCAAAAAAGGTGATTTCAAAAATAGCCAAAGGAATTTATTCCTTAGAAGAGCTGCCATTAAGAAATGCGTTAGTGACTGATGAAAGGTTAGCTCAAAAGGGCATAAGAAAAATTATGGTGGATAACTATATTGTGTTTTACATTGTAAATGAGGAGAGCAAAACAGTTACGATTATCAGAATATTATACGGCAGAAGAGATTGGCTAAATATATTATAA
- a CDS encoding ATPase domain-containing protein, with the protein MDKLKTGIKNLDGILSGGIPVYSLNIVSGSPGSGKTILVQNIIFNSARNGLKSLYLTTISESQFKMVRHLQEFEFFSDEFLGDKFIYGDLGTVLRKQGTEKILEYLTEMIKRHEPNIFVIDSFKAIRDIFPDEKTFKAFVFDLAAALSIWEITVFLIGEYEEIELTRLSEFAIADGIFHLYGQEEKRFQKRYLRILKMRGTNFENGEHLFQISPAGIEVYPRIKPKGKELQYGVRQGRKGFGITGLDEMMDGGLTEGTITLLSGGTGTGKTSLALKYLLDGAEKGENGLFLSFEEPTSQLMDNARYLGWELDKYLADGRLDIKFISPIELDVDVHAFEILNMVRGNKVGRLVIDSISSFESSVSDMQKYKDYLWAIAHQLKMRNITSIFTVLNEDLFSPASVTKDQISLIADNIIMLRYVEEKSSIKKILGILKARGTNHDRDIREYEITPNGINVLGKLDKANMLR; encoded by the coding sequence ATGGACAAATTGAAAACAGGAATAAAAAATCTTGATGGTATTCTTTCTGGGGGCATACCTGTGTATTCACTTAATATCGTTTCCGGCTCTCCGGGTAGCGGAAAAACGATATTGGTTCAAAACATTATTTTTAACAGCGCAAGGAATGGTCTTAAAAGTTTATACCTGACCACGATATCTGAATCACAATTTAAGATGGTAAGGCATTTGCAGGAGTTTGAGTTTTTTTCTGACGAGTTTCTGGGGGATAAGTTTATTTACGGTGATCTGGGGACTGTTCTTCGCAAACAGGGCACTGAGAAGATTCTTGAATACCTCACCGAAATGATCAAAAGACATGAGCCCAATATATTCGTAATCGACAGTTTTAAGGCCATAAGAGACATCTTTCCTGATGAGAAAACTTTTAAAGCTTTTGTTTTTGATCTGGCTGCGGCTTTATCGATATGGGAGATTACTGTATTTCTTATAGGCGAGTATGAAGAAATAGAACTGACACGTTTAAGTGAATTCGCCATTGCAGATGGAATTTTTCACCTATACGGGCAGGAGGAAAAGCGGTTTCAAAAAAGGTATTTGCGCATTCTTAAGATGAGAGGGACTAATTTTGAGAATGGCGAACACTTGTTTCAAATTAGCCCTGCGGGAATAGAAGTGTATCCGAGGATAAAGCCGAAGGGTAAAGAACTTCAGTATGGGGTGAGGCAGGGTAGAAAAGGATTTGGAATCACCGGTCTGGACGAAATGATGGATGGCGGATTAACAGAAGGAACGATTACACTTCTTTCAGGAGGAACAGGTACGGGTAAAACTTCTCTTGCTCTTAAATATTTACTGGATGGGGCTGAAAAAGGCGAAAATGGGCTGTTTCTTTCTTTTGAGGAGCCTACATCTCAACTTATGGATAACGCCCGTTATCTAGGATGGGAACTGGATAAATATTTGGCGGATGGTCGACTCGATATTAAATTTATTTCTCCAATAGAACTGGACGTAGATGTGCACGCTTTTGAAATACTAAACATGGTCAGGGGAAATAAGGTGGGTAGGCTAGTTATCGACAGTATATCTTCCTTTGAAAGCAGCGTATCTGATATGCAAAAGTATAAAGATTATCTATGGGCCATAGCACATCAGCTCAAAATGCGAAATATTACTAGCATATTTACGGTACTAAACGAGGACCTCTTTTCACCAGCCTCAGTAACAAAAGATCAAATATCCCTAATAGCCGATAATATAATTATGCTGCGCTATGTGGAAGAAAAGTCAAGCATTAAAAAAATTCTAGGAATCCTTAAAGCTCGTGGGACCAACCACGACAGAGATATTAGAGAATATGAGATTACCCCGAATGGAATAAATGTTCTCGGAAAATTAGATAAAGCAAATATGTTGAGATGA
- a CDS encoding STAS domain-containing protein encodes MKDIVISRIGELVEKLAKGDQQKQVWQDFLVDFAEVCEKADLKEKMKAPISNLLEHISEKELSGGIGLLHEMLDNFPTVEVYDALIEVLGKKNDENLVRIAELRDVLAELSTPIIQLWQDVLLAPVIGTLDSQRAQNMAEKLLESIADTRAKVVIIDVTGVSMIDTVVGEFLIEMFSAVKLLGCDAILTGIKPEIAHTLVKLGIDFDMVIIKRDLESALKYTISKFAKDIEKNQHNQKRGDEDEN; translated from the coding sequence ATGAAAGATATTGTAATTTCAAGAATTGGTGAACTTGTGGAAAAACTAGCAAAAGGGGATCAACAAAAGCAGGTGTGGCAGGATTTTCTGGTAGACTTTGCTGAGGTTTGCGAAAAAGCGGATTTAAAGGAAAAGATGAAGGCGCCCATTTCCAATCTCCTAGAGCATATAAGTGAAAAGGAATTGTCAGGTGGCATAGGGCTTTTGCATGAGATGTTAGACAATTTTCCTACAGTCGAGGTGTACGATGCGCTTATAGAAGTCCTCGGGAAAAAGAATGATGAAAATCTGGTAAGGATAGCAGAACTCCGTGATGTTCTTGCTGAACTTTCCACACCGATTATACAGCTGTGGCAGGATGTGCTTCTTGCTCCTGTGATTGGCACACTTGACAGTCAGAGAGCGCAGAACATGGCTGAAAAACTTCTTGAAAGCATTGCCGACACCAGGGCGAAAGTGGTAATTATCGACGTGACTGGAGTTTCTATGATAGATACGGTGGTGGGAGAATTTTTGATTGAAATGTTTTCCGCCGTAAAACTTCTTGGATGCGACGCTATTCTGACTGGGATAAAGCCGGAGATAGCCCATACTCTTGTAAAGCTAGGCATCGATTTTGATATGGTGATTATAAAGAGGGATCTGGAAAGTGCCCTAAAATATACGATCAGTAAGTTCGCTAAAGACATTGAAAAAAACCAGCATAACCAAAAAAGAGGCGATGAAGATGAGAACTAA
- a CDS encoding putative bifunctional diguanylate cyclase/phosphodiesterase has protein sequence MRFSNGVLDLFEELTSRTEKLDLTNMKEIIGRLTQEYVDRFQALLEQAGQEVNEAELRETVSDLLELFSGNQDKELFKRRIEFGRKLSATEIPLEQLIKIYGSLFERLCDELTFAYQFSKKELQSLKYGAKTLFIDFGLQFWGYEGEKFNNLRVLSTVDVKTGLMSRRKFEEKLHQAIEFAKNTKTEFSLYCIDMDNLRFINDVFGYIIGDIVLKNVADHLLESLPDLFAVARIGDDEFGVILMNTGPVEALEKAQVICKSIAEMEIKPLGDEGIFVTSSIGVASYPHHGQALDDIMLAADVACITSKRKGRNRAQLVDPTDENINPTVVHERILVLREALSSKDHIVPFYQPIVDLETGEPMAYEVLARVKRGEKFLSAGLFVDAAEKSGLMKEIGKRVIEQAMKEKNSSWAKDKLFFINFSMREVENRETIGFLVDLFNRYGINPEEIVAEITERETVRDINAVHTFAKELSDLRVRMAVDDFGSGFSSFLYLRYFDCYFAKIEGSLVRDITRSGRSRMIVENMAKLLQRLSIEVVAEFVENREIARILKNAGIRYGQGYYLGKPSPCPGNGS, from the coding sequence GTGAGATTTTCAAATGGGGTGTTAGATCTATTTGAAGAGCTAACCTCCCGAACAGAGAAATTGGACTTGACGAACATGAAAGAAATTATCGGTAGACTGACGCAAGAATACGTCGACCGGTTTCAAGCTTTATTAGAGCAGGCGGGGCAAGAAGTAAACGAGGCGGAATTGAGGGAAACCGTGAGTGATTTGTTGGAATTGTTTTCTGGGAACCAAGACAAGGAACTCTTTAAGCGGCGTATAGAATTTGGAAGAAAATTGAGTGCTACAGAAATCCCACTGGAGCAGCTGATAAAGATTTATGGTTCTTTATTCGAACGTTTGTGCGATGAATTAACTTTTGCTTACCAATTTTCGAAAAAAGAACTGCAAAGCTTAAAGTATGGTGCTAAAACGTTGTTCATTGACTTTGGCCTGCAGTTTTGGGGATACGAGGGAGAAAAATTTAACAATTTGCGAGTGCTTTCAACTGTAGATGTTAAAACAGGCTTAATGAGCCGCCGTAAATTTGAGGAAAAGCTGCATCAGGCAATCGAATTTGCAAAGAACACAAAAACGGAATTTTCTTTATACTGTATAGACATGGACAATTTAAGGTTCATTAACGATGTTTTTGGATATATCATAGGAGATATTGTGCTTAAAAATGTGGCTGACCATTTGCTGGAGTCATTGCCTGATCTTTTTGCAGTTGCGCGCATAGGTGATGATGAATTCGGAGTTATACTAATGAATACAGGGCCTGTTGAAGCGCTGGAAAAGGCACAGGTTATATGTAAAAGTATTGCTGAGATGGAAATTAAACCTTTGGGTGACGAGGGGATTTTTGTTACAAGCAGCATTGGTGTCGCTTCGTACCCTCATCATGGACAAGCCCTAGATGATATTATGTTGGCTGCCGATGTTGCTTGCATAACTTCCAAGAGGAAAGGAAGGAACCGAGCGCAGCTTGTAGATCCGACTGACGAGAATATAAATCCTACTGTGGTCCACGAGAGAATTCTTGTTTTGCGGGAAGCTCTAAGTTCAAAAGATCACATAGTCCCCTTCTATCAGCCGATCGTAGACCTGGAGACTGGTGAGCCTATGGCTTACGAAGTGCTTGCTCGCGTCAAGAGAGGAGAAAAGTTTCTTTCAGCCGGACTTTTTGTTGATGCGGCAGAAAAGTCCGGCCTTATGAAAGAAATTGGTAAAAGAGTCATAGAACAGGCAATGAAAGAAAAAAACAGCTCATGGGCAAAAGATAAACTTTTCTTTATTAATTTTTCTATGCGTGAAGTAGAAAACAGGGAAACTATAGGATTCTTAGTCGACTTGTTCAACCGCTATGGAATTAATCCGGAGGAAATTGTGGCCGAAATTACAGAGCGAGAGACCGTCAGGGATATTAATGCTGTGCATACTTTTGCCAAGGAGTTATCAGATCTCAGGGTACGAATGGCCGTAGACGATTTTGGAAGCGGTTTTTCTTCATTTCTTTATCTTCGCTACTTTGACTGCTATTTTGCAAAGATTGAGGGTTCTTTGGTGCGTGATATAACTAGGAGCGGACGTTCAAGGATGATAGTAGAGAATATGGCAAAACTTTTACAAAGGCTATCGATAGAAGTAGTGGCCGAATTCGTAGAAAACCGTGAAATAGCTAGAATATTGAAAAACGCAGGCATCCGATACGGACAGGGTTACTATTTAGGAAAGCCATCTCCGTGCCCTGGTAACGGAAGTTAG
- a CDS encoding SpoIIE family protein phosphatase, protein MSGGLKVDIEMEADLFILEHKINKYLQKSCSVMPSAPLVALVARELATNILKYGGKGFVILKREGDKLTISAEDEGIANRRGTIYKPKRGLGIGLDVTRKNCEKLDIEHKTGGGMVVKAVLSLPQHRKEEGFVLQVGAASKPHYLEEDSGDITFYKEIGGKHFLFVADVLGHGKRAGAVAKEIELYLKNLDEIHIEKIYAGLEKTLQDTRGCAAFLATVSQRVFEYVNVGNIKGWLIHSGYVRKLNGVNGVVGRTSLEPNLFKEIVPTDFVLIVCTDGIKKRFIQSTDMKWLKAMGTKEAAEKILQEFSIKEDDASILIARGGKWL, encoded by the coding sequence TTGAGCGGAGGGCTGAAGGTTGATATTGAGATGGAGGCTGACCTCTTTATATTAGAGCACAAAATCAATAAATATTTGCAAAAAAGCTGTTCAGTCATGCCTTCTGCGCCTCTTGTAGCTTTAGTGGCAAGAGAACTTGCCACTAATATTTTAAAATACGGTGGAAAAGGTTTTGTTATTCTAAAAAGAGAGGGGGACAAGCTGACAATTTCTGCTGAGGACGAAGGCATAGCAAATCGTAGAGGCACAATTTATAAACCCAAAAGAGGTCTTGGAATAGGGCTGGATGTTACTAGAAAAAACTGTGAAAAGCTCGATATTGAACATAAAACAGGTGGAGGAATGGTTGTAAAAGCAGTGTTAAGTCTTCCACAGCATCGTAAGGAAGAAGGCTTTGTTCTTCAGGTAGGGGCGGCTTCAAAACCGCATTATCTGGAGGAAGATAGCGGAGATATTACCTTTTACAAAGAGATTGGAGGCAAACATTTTCTATTTGTTGCAGATGTCCTCGGCCACGGTAAAAGGGCTGGAGCCGTTGCGAAGGAGATTGAATTATACTTAAAAAATCTTGATGAGATACATATTGAAAAAATATACGCCGGTCTTGAAAAAACATTGCAGGACACACGCGGGTGTGCAGCTTTTTTAGCTACTGTTTCCCAAAGGGTGTTCGAGTATGTGAACGTTGGCAATATAAAAGGCTGGCTTATACATTCAGGTTATGTAAGGAAATTAAATGGAGTGAATGGAGTTGTTGGAAGAACATCTCTTGAACCAAACCTATTTAAAGAAATCGTACCGACAGATTTTGTTTTAATTGTATGTACAGACGGTATAAAAAAGCGGTTTATTCAGTCGACTGACATGAAATGGCTGAAGGCGATGGGGACTAAGGAGGCAGCGGAAAAAATATTGCAGGAGTTTTCGATTAAAGAAGATGACGCAAGTATTTTAATCGCAAGGGGAGGGAAATGGCTTTGA
- a CDS encoding site-2 protease family protein: MEYKEYQQDRKQEKNRKKWGKLGGIGTILIIVGGKLKILLPLLKLLKLGKIGGTLWSMLLMIGAYALIYPWSFAIGIVIMLLIHEMGHVLAAKRKGLPVSAPAFIPFLGALITMKERPNNAETEAFVALGGPLIGGIGASFALLLGFITGYTPLYMIAWIGFFLNLLNLLPIHPLDGGRIVTAISRWLWLVGLVGGLLVILYLRAFIFLFFWILFAWELYQTYIRRRKEPREGTASITVSRRLFEENHVPIPGEMHSRRLDYRQYCRIEDRTVIVEVYYPVLGFVGSFSFPNGTLLDCSLSGTQTDDEENVILHLKFRYYPQNEGQITKEEAYYQVPKRVRFFYGVAYFGLAFLLGALMVVTSQITITPAL; this comes from the coding sequence ATGGAATATAAAGAGTATCAACAGGATAGAAAACAAGAGAAAAATAGAAAAAAATGGGGTAAATTAGGCGGAATTGGAACTATTCTGATTATCGTGGGTGGAAAATTAAAAATTCTCCTACCTCTGCTTAAACTTTTAAAGCTGGGAAAAATCGGCGGAACGTTATGGAGCATGCTTCTCATGATCGGTGCGTATGCTTTGATCTATCCTTGGTCTTTTGCGATTGGAATTGTGATTATGCTTCTGATTCATGAAATGGGACATGTCTTGGCAGCCAAGAGGAAAGGTCTCCCAGTATCGGCACCGGCCTTTATTCCTTTTTTGGGAGCTTTAATTACTATGAAAGAGAGACCAAATAACGCCGAAACTGAAGCGTTTGTCGCTCTTGGAGGACCATTAATTGGAGGTATAGGGGCTTCTTTCGCTCTGTTACTTGGTTTCATTACAGGATATACACCACTTTACATGATCGCATGGATCGGTTTTTTTCTAAATCTGCTAAATTTGCTCCCCATTCATCCCCTTGATGGTGGGAGAATTGTAACGGCAATTTCCCGATGGCTATGGCTTGTGGGGTTAGTTGGGGGATTATTGGTCATATTATACTTAAGGGCATTTATTTTTCTCTTTTTCTGGATTTTGTTTGCTTGGGAACTATATCAAACCTATATCAGGCGTCGAAAGGAACCAAGGGAGGGGACAGCCTCTATTACGGTTTCTCGTAGACTTTTTGAAGAAAACCATGTTCCGATCCCAGGGGAAATGCATTCTCGTAGATTAGATTATCGGCAATATTGTCGTATTGAAGATCGAACTGTAATAGTTGAAGTTTATTACCCTGTACTCGGATTTGTGGGATCTTTTTCTTTTCCCAATGGAACCTTGTTGGATTGCTCTCTTTCTGGGACCCAAACCGATGATGAAGAGAATGTTATCCTTCATCTTAAATTTCGTTATTATCCTCAAAATGAGGGACAAATTACCAAAGAAGAAGCTTATTATCAAGTGCCAAAACGGGTAAGATTTTTTTATGGAGTTGCTTATTTTGGCTTAGCATTTCTTCTGGGTGCTCTTATGGTGGTAACCTCACAGATTACGATCACCCCCGCTCTATAG
- a CDS encoding diguanylate cyclase: MPANLLLSVSLKYWQNFQDTLAKVMDVNIYIFDINGGSFSRFSRDIEVCQKVNKGEEKICNENCIRFYKDILGSLEDKGVFTCPYGIRLYAYALGTYAQKIGYLIITPARIKEQVGLEEENTFITKANSIYKTVNEVLKAILEKNVLGLRSLELNSIYEISRLLTSTIELEKVMDLITNSLIIIYKAELGFVGLREGDKIRVAQAKGDHDHLFVGKEWPMVQPLIEKFFSKVEPSFLSINELKTLPGLSGLELNSENKIVVYPLWTSLGAVGLLGIVFSPDSMDDNDKRNLQIYANFVAIALANAKLVSRLEREAETDFLTGFFNKRALRNILVNELERTVRYRVPLAVIFMDIDSFKSYNDTFGHVAGDVVLQKTADIIKESIRTVDIAGRYGGEEFVTILPGTNEEGAIAVAERIRKSIEMYPFPHRKVTVSLGIALAKISDSVDSLFERADQALYQAKREGKNRFHLDLS, from the coding sequence ATGCCAGCAAACCTTTTGTTAAGTGTCTCGTTAAAATACTGGCAGAATTTTCAAGATACTCTTGCCAAGGTGATGGATGTAAATATTTACATCTTTGATATAAACGGCGGTTCTTTTTCCCGATTCAGTAGGGATATTGAAGTGTGTCAGAAGGTAAATAAAGGAGAAGAAAAGATCTGTAATGAGAACTGCATCCGTTTTTATAAAGATATCTTGGGTTCGTTAGAAGATAAAGGCGTATTTACCTGTCCATACGGGATAAGGCTTTATGCCTATGCCCTGGGCACATACGCACAAAAAATAGGCTACCTGATCATCACTCCTGCCAGGATAAAAGAACAGGTAGGCCTCGAAGAAGAAAATACTTTTATAACTAAGGCAAACAGTATTTACAAAACCGTCAATGAGGTTCTTAAGGCCATCCTGGAAAAAAACGTTTTAGGATTACGAAGTCTTGAACTGAACAGCATTTATGAAATCAGCCGCCTGTTGACCTCAACCATCGAATTGGAAAAGGTTATGGACCTAATAACGAATTCCCTGATTATAATATATAAGGCTGAGTTGGGGTTTGTTGGCCTTCGAGAGGGTGATAAAATTAGGGTGGCGCAGGCTAAAGGTGATCACGATCACCTGTTTGTAGGGAAGGAATGGCCGATGGTTCAACCGTTGATCGAAAAGTTCTTTTCAAAAGTAGAGCCCTCTTTTTTGAGTATTAATGAATTAAAGACATTACCGGGTCTTTCCGGTTTGGAGCTTAATTCAGAGAATAAAATCGTGGTTTATCCCCTATGGACTTCTCTGGGTGCTGTTGGTCTTTTAGGCATAGTGTTTTCTCCTGATTCAATGGATGACAATGATAAAAGAAACCTGCAGATCTATGCGAACTTTGTCGCAATAGCTTTGGCTAATGCTAAGCTCGTGAGCCGACTGGAAAGAGAGGCTGAAACCGACTTTTTGACAGGCTTCTTTAATAAACGTGCATTGCGTAACATATTGGTTAATGAACTTGAAAGAACCGTCAGGTACAGGGTTCCTTTGGCAGTTATTTTCATGGATATTGATAGCTTTAAGAGTTACAATGACACTTTTGGTCATGTAGCGGGCGATGTGGTACTGCAGAAGACTGCAGATATAATAAAAGAGTCCATCAGGACTGTGGATATTGCAGGTCGTTACGGAGGCGAGGAGTTTGTAACTATTCTTCCTGGGACAAATGAAGAAGGTGCTATTGCAGTTGCGGAAAGAATACGAAAATCTATAGAAATGTATCCTTTTCCACATCGTAAAGTTACCGTCAGCCTGGGGATAGCTTTAGCGAAAATCAGTGATTCTGTTGATTCCTTGTTTGAAAGGGCAGATCAGGCCTTATATCAAGCAAAAAGAGAAGGAAAAAACCGATTTCACCTGGATCTATCGTGA
- a CDS encoding STAS domain-containing protein: MRTKVVPTIVLYDYLIVPIQIELDDATIEKLQMQLLNEISERKIRGIIIDVSMVDVIDSYISFVLSETAGMAKAMGCYTVICKIQPQVALTLAQMGIKLKDIYTTNTLEGAIDILNQLD, encoded by the coding sequence ATGAGAACTAAGGTTGTGCCTACGATTGTGCTTTACGATTATCTGATTGTTCCCATACAGATCGAACTGGACGATGCAACCATAGAAAAACTTCAGATGCAGTTGTTAAATGAAATAAGCGAGAGAAAAATCCGAGGAATAATTATCGATGTCAGCATGGTAGATGTAATAGACAGTTACATATCATTTGTACTTTCTGAAACTGCTGGTATGGCCAAAGCCATGGGCTGCTATACTGTAATCTGCAAAATTCAACCACAGGTAGCGCTTACACTTGCACAGATGGGCATAAAACTGAAGGATATTTATACAACAAACACCCTGGAAGGTGCTATTGATATTCTGAACCAACTTGATTAA
- a CDS encoding anti-sigma regulatory factor → MYDKSFNDIDINVHDYDIFLKIKDENDIAVSRQMAKSFAQKNDFSLADVTKIATVISELSRNIYRYAKEGYIYIKKKETEPDKDILIEIIAYDRGPGIENVERAIAGGYTTSERSLGLGLSGIRRLMDSFYIKSEVGKGTVVVAEKRRRKF, encoded by the coding sequence ATGTACGATAAAAGTTTTAATGACATTGATATAAATGTTCACGATTATGATATATTTTTAAAAATAAAAGATGAAAACGACATAGCAGTTTCCAGACAGATGGCAAAGAGCTTTGCCCAGAAAAACGATTTTTCACTAGCTGACGTCACAAAAATAGCCACGGTCATATCGGAACTCTCAAGAAACATATACAGGTATGCTAAAGAGGGGTATATTTATATAAAAAAGAAAGAAACGGAGCCAGATAAAGATATTTTGATAGAAATTATAGCATACGATAGAGGTCCTGGAATAGAAAATGTGGAGCGAGCCATAGCCGGAGGTTATACGACGTCGGAAAGGAGTCTAGGTTTGGGATTATCCGGTATCAGAAGACTTATGGACAGCTTCTACATAAAGTCTGAGGTGGGAAAAGGTACTGTTGTAGTGGCGGAAAAGAGGAGGCGTAAATTTTGA
- a CDS encoding type II toxin-antitoxin system Phd/YefM family antitoxin, producing MPVIRPSSDLRNNYSEISEFCHKYKEPVYITKNGQGDLVVMSIETYEKLVGKFELHKLIDEGIDAMQKKKVRAFKEALADIEKGL from the coding sequence ATGCCAGTGATAAGACCAAGTTCAGATTTGAGAAATAATTATAGCGAAATATCGGAGTTCTGCCATAAATATAAGGAGCCGGTTTACATTACTAAAAACGGCCAGGGAGATTTAGTTGTCATGAGTATTGAAACCTATGAAAAACTGGTGGGTAAATTTGAATTGCATAAATTGATTGACGAGGGTATTGACGCTATGCAAAAGAAAAAAGTGAGAGCTTTTAAGGAAGCATTGGCTGATATAGAGAAAGGTTTGTAA